CCGACGTAAATGTTAGGATGATGCTCGGCCATGTACGGGTCGGGCGAAAAATGGTAGCCGCTCATGGGTACGAGCGTCATGGATTCCGCGCCGCCGGCAATCACGACTTCGGCGTGCCCGGCCATCACGGCCTGAACGCCCTGCGCAATAGTCTGCAGGCCGGAAGAGCAAAAGCGGTTGATGGTCGCCGCCGGAACCGACTGCGGGAGTCCGGCACGGAGTGCAATTACCCGCGCCATGTTCAGCCCCTGCTCGCCTTCGGGCATGGCACAGCCGATGAGGACGTCATCGACTTCAGCGGGATCAAGCCCCGCGATTTTATCCAGCGAGCCTTTTACCGCGGCAGCACCAAGGGCCTCCGGACGCGTATGCCGCAGGCTTCCTTTTTTGGCTTTCCCGACGGCCGTGCGGACAGAACTTACAAGTACAGCTTCTTTAGTCATCATAACTTTCTGAAATTCTTTGATTTTGACCGTGGGTTAATTGCGCAGCGGCTTGTTGGTTTTGAGGATGCTTTCGATACGTGCTCTCGTCTTTTCCTGACCGAGCAGTGAAAGGAAGACTTCACGCTCGAGATCGATGAGGTAATCTTCCTGCACGTACTCGGGGCCGAGCAGCTCGCCGCCACACATCACGTGCGCGAGCCGGGTTGCGAGATAGGCGTCGTACTCTGAAATCCAGCCGGCTTGCTGCATTTGCCAGGCCGCATTCTGAAGCGGCGCAAATCCGGGCTTACCGGGCACAAACACGCGGTGCCGTACCGGCGGCGCGATGTAGCCCTGATTGGAGAGCCGGATGACTTCCTCCTTCGCCATATAAATACGTCGTGCGTCATTCATGGCAATGCGGGTTTGCTCCTGTGTGAGGTATCCGAAGTCAACGGCTTGCTGACCGCTTGTGGCAACCTTGGCCATCGCGATGGTTTCAAACACTTTCTGCAGGAAAGGCTGAATGTGGGACGGATGCTGTGTCGGGGCAGTTTCCCCGGCACGGGCGACCATCGTCATGGTGCCGCTGCCAGCAGGGATGAGTCCCACGCCCAGCTCCACGAGCCCCATGTAGGTTTCCGTAGCGGCTACAACCGAAGCCGCGCCCATGGTCAGCTCTACGCCACCTCCCAGGACTTTTCCGCGGATGGCATTCACGACCGGCTTCTGCGCGTACCGAATCGCAAGCGCTGCCTTTTGGAAATTGTGGACGGCTTTTTCAATCATGTCAAACTGACCGCTGAGTGCCGCATGCGCGAGTTCACCAAGATTGGCACCGACAGAGAAATTCTCCCCGTCATTGGCAATCACCAAACCGCGCCAGTCACCTTTCTCCGTGAATTCCAGCGCTTCAAAAACGCCATTTATCACATTGAAACCCAGCGTGTTTGCTTTGGAGCGGAACTCGTAGATTAGTACGCCATCACCGGCATCAATCAGCGCAGCTTCGGGATTGCTCCAGACTTCCTTGTCCTTGCCGGATGCTTTGATGGCTGCAAGGCTGAGTTCGTCAGCCTGTGCTTCAATAGGCTTGTATCCGCTTCCTGGCACGTAGTGCAGATCGAGGCCTTTTTCCTTTTGTTTGTAGAATAGATAGTCGCCGTCGGCCAGCATTTTGCGGAACCAAAGCGGGAGATCAAGACCGCGTTTGCCGGCTTCCTGCGAAAAGCGAACCGGGCCAATGGCGTCGCAAATGGCGAAGGGTCCCATCTGCCAGCCAAAGCCCCACTGAATGGCGAGGTCCACATCCCGCGGGAAATCCGAAATTTCGGGTATGCGGTTCATCGCGTAGGCAATCATCCGGGTCGTGTGTTCGCGGATGAAATCTCCGGCACGGCCCTCTTCCCCGAACAGCGCCTCCCAGCGTTTGGCAAGAGATTGTTTTTGGATGGCGCTCAAGTCGCCCAAATTCAGCTCAGCAGGAGCTTTATAGCTGAGTGTTTTGGGATTGAGGGATTTGATGACTTTTCCATCCTTGAAATAGAAGCCGCGACCTGTTTTCGCGCCGAGGGCTTTTTGCTCTACAAGTTTGAGCAGAAGATCAGGAACCCGGAAAACTCCCCGGTCGGGGTCGTTCGGGATGGCTTTGTAAAGATTTTTGGAGACGTAGGTGAGGGTGTCGAGTCCGACGACATCGGCTGTGCGGAAGGTAGCCGATTTGGGACGCCCGGTAAGCTGACCGGTGAGCAGGTCGATTTCCTCAATAGAGTAGCCTTTCTCCAGGAAACCGAAGGTGAGCATCATTGAATAAGTGCCGACCCGGTTTGCGATAAAGTTCGGGGTGTCTTTAGCGTGAACAATCCCCTTACCGAGGTGCACACGACCGAAGTGCGAAACGCGATTCGTGATTTCCGGATCGGTGTCGGGGGTGGGAATAATTTCAAGCAGCTTCAGATAGCGGGGCGGATTGAAGAAATGCGTGCCTAAAAAGCGCTTCCTGAAACCGGCTGAACAATCGGCTGCGATCTCCTGAATAGGCAATCCGCTTGTATTGGAAGAAATAACGGCATCGGGGCGGGCGTGCTGCTCGATACGGGCCATCATGGACTTCTTTGCGTCCATCTGTTCAATGATCACCTCGATGATCCAATCGGCTTTGCCGAGTACATCAAGATTTTCTTCAAAGTTGCCGGTAAAGATGCGCGATGCAACCGCATCGGTGACTACCGGAGAAGGCTTCATCTTGAGCATCTTGCCGAAAGCCTGTTGAACAAGAGCGCTTTTCGGACACTGCGGTGCCGGCATATCAAGCAGCCATACCGTAAGACCAGCGTTGGCGAGATGTGCCGCTATTTGGGAGCCCATCACTCCTGCTCCAAGAACAGCAGCGGTTCTGAAATTTGCGTAGTTAGTTGACATGGAAGGAATAGTTCTTTGCCGTGAAAGAATAGTTAACAGCGTTAACCGCTTAACACTGTTAACATAGCAAAGCAGCGTGGTGATGTCAACAGCTTCCGGAATTTTTTTTTAATTCATAATGCAGCAGTACATCAAATCAAATATCTAAGGATTAAGGGTATATACTATTTTGCTATTAGTGTTTTTTGCTTTATAATTGACACTAATTTTACGAAGGCACCCATCCTTTAGATTTAAACCACTCATTACTTATATGGAAATCCAGTCAGTCGTATTCCCCAGTGTTATAGAGGCATACAGCGCGCAGCTCAAAGGCGTGACACGGTATGAACTTAACGGTCTCAAAATCCAGGAGGGCAATACGGATTATTTAATTGGTAATCTTGCACTTACAGAAGGCAAAAACCCACATAAA
This genomic stretch from Cyclonatronum proteinivorum harbors:
- a CDS encoding 3-hydroxyacyl-CoA dehydrogenase/enoyl-CoA hydratase family protein yields the protein MSTNYANFRTAAVLGAGVMGSQIAAHLANAGLTVWLLDMPAPQCPKSALVQQAFGKMLKMKPSPVVTDAVASRIFTGNFEENLDVLGKADWIIEVIIEQMDAKKSMMARIEQHARPDAVISSNTSGLPIQEIAADCSAGFRKRFLGTHFFNPPRYLKLLEIIPTPDTDPEITNRVSHFGRVHLGKGIVHAKDTPNFIANRVGTYSMMLTFGFLEKGYSIEEIDLLTGQLTGRPKSATFRTADVVGLDTLTYVSKNLYKAIPNDPDRGVFRVPDLLLKLVEQKALGAKTGRGFYFKDGKVIKSLNPKTLSYKAPAELNLGDLSAIQKQSLAKRWEALFGEEGRAGDFIREHTTRMIAYAMNRIPEISDFPRDVDLAIQWGFGWQMGPFAICDAIGPVRFSQEAGKRGLDLPLWFRKMLADGDYLFYKQKEKGLDLHYVPGSGYKPIEAQADELSLAAIKASGKDKEVWSNPEAALIDAGDGVLIYEFRSKANTLGFNVINGVFEALEFTEKGDWRGLVIANDGENFSVGANLGELAHAALSGQFDMIEKAVHNFQKAALAIRYAQKPVVNAIRGKVLGGGVELTMGAASVVAATETYMGLVELGVGLIPAGSGTMTMVARAGETAPTQHPSHIQPFLQKVFETIAMAKVATSGQQAVDFGYLTQEQTRIAMNDARRIYMAKEEVIRLSNQGYIAPPVRHRVFVPGKPGFAPLQNAAWQMQQAGWISEYDAYLATRLAHVMCGGELLGPEYVQEDYLIDLEREVFLSLLGQEKTRARIESILKTNKPLRN